The Pseudomonas sp. GD03919 region AGAAGCCACCTTCGCCTACCCCGAACCCGCGCATGCCGCCGAATACGAACTGCTGTTCCCCTGCAGCCGGCGCTTTGCCGCCGGACAAACCAGCCTGCTGTTTCATGCCCGCTACCTGGCCATGCCGCTGCTGCAGGACGAACGCACGCTCAAGCAATTCCTCCAGCACTCCCCCGCCGACCTGCTGGCCCGGCCCGACGGCGGCGACAGCCTGATCAGCCAGATCCGCCGCCTGCTCGGCCGCGACTGCCGCACCTGGCCGGACCTGGAACAGGTCGCCCAGCACCTGCACACCAGCCCGCAAACCCTGCGCCGCCACCTGCGCGAAGAAGGCACCAGCTTCCAGGAACTCAAGGACCACCTGCGCCGCGACCTCGCCATCTACCACCTGGGCCGCGACGAACTGGCCATTCAGGACATCGCCGAACAACTCGGCTTCTCCGAACCCTCGGCCTTTCATCGCGCGTTCAAGAAATGGACGGGGCTCACGCCAGGGGCGTATCGGGCGCAGGAGGGGTAAGGCAGCATGGCTGCCTGTGCATCGGGCTTCGTGGATGGAGAGCAGACGGATATGCACTAGGTTCTGACCCAAGCCTGCTGGCAATGCGCCAGAGGCGATAGGCTTGCCGTTCTCCATGTCGCTTTTTCTCCCGAGTGCTGTCGCATTTGCAGCGAGCATTTTCAGGCCAGACAAGGAAGGTTATGCGACAGGTGTCGTGTGTAAACGTGACATAAATGCCGTCGAATTAATAGTTATGCATAAACAAGGAAGGAGTCAGTATGGCAAATAGTTGGAATATCCCAAGTTGGCTTGAAAAAGAGGTCCGCGCACGGGACAAGAATTGTGTTTATTGCGGCACTGCTTTTACAACCGCTAAGATCTCGAAGAAAACTTGTGCTAGCTGGGAACACATCATAAATGACGCGAAGATCATAACCAGAGAAAACATTGTTCTATGCTGCTGTTCGTGCAACGCAAGCAAAGGACAGAAACAGCTATCAGAATGGCTTCTTTCAAAATACTGCGTTGATCGTCAAATTACGCGTGAATCAGTAGCACCAATAATCCAGCAGGCATTAGCCAACGGCCTTTAATAACCGCATAACAATAGTACCCCACAAGTAGTGAGCAAAGCTTTGCCTTTGCACCTGTCGTCAGCGCGTTTGCATGCGTATATCCAGCCTGATCTGGGCTCTTGCGCCCTGGCCATTCTGCAGTTCGCGCAGCGAGAGCCAAGCGTTCAATCGATCGCGGGGATCATCATTGTTATCGGCCTTGCTCCGCTGTAGGACACGCCTGTTCCGACAGTGCTGCTATTCACCACAACCACCAGAAAACCATCACACCGTTCTGATTACCCCGCCGTCAGGCGGGCTTTACGCTCTGCCAATTGCCATTGAAGCGTCGCTCGTGGCACCACTCCGCCCAGCAGATCCGCATCAGTTTGTTGGCCAGGGCCAAAGCGTTTGTGCAGTCGCGCGTCGAGCTTGCTTGCCCGCATGAATACTGTGTAATACATTGCATTCAACAGTATGGAGGGCATGTCCATGAGCGTCACAACCGTCCGGCTTCAACCGGAGCTCGAAGAAAATCTTGGCGCGATGGCCGAGAAGCTTCAGAGAAGTAAAAGTTGGCTTATTAATCAAGCACTTAGAGAGTTCTTTGAGCGCCAGGAGCTAGAGCAGAACCGCTGGCAAGAAACACTGCAAGCGATGGAGTCAGTGGCGCAGGGCCGAGTTGTATCCGGCGAAGCTGTGACTGCCTGGCTGCAAAGCTGGGGCACCGACAATGAGCTATCACCACCGAAGGCTGGCCAGTGAGACTGGCCTACTCAGAAAACGCGGTGGCAGACCTCGTTCGCCTGCGCGAATTCATAGCAGAGAACGATCCTCTTGCTGCTGCACGCATTGCAGCAGAGCTCCTTTCCCGCATCGAGAATCTTGGTCTATATCCAGAAATGGGTCGCGCTGTTGAGCTTGCTCCAAGCCCAAAAGCCATTCGAGACGCAGTTTTCGGAAAATATAGAGTCCGCTATTCAGCCCACACAGAAACTATCGTCATTCTTCGTATATGGCACCACAACGAAGACCGTACACAAAGCACCTAACAGCTGACATGGACTCTCCCCACAAGTAGTGAGCAAAGCTTCGCTTTTGCACCTGTCACCAGCGCGATGACATTCGTATATCCGGCCTGTTCTGGGCCTTTGCGCCCTGGCCATTCCGTAGTTCGCGCCGCGAGGGCGAAGCGTTCAATCGATCAGGGCTCACATTTGGTATCGACCTTGTTCCGCTGCAGGACTCGCCTGGACCGGCAGCGGTTCTGTTCCGTACAAGAATCGGAAGAACATGCCTGACAGCAAGGCTCAGTCGTACAACCGCACCCTGAAACAGGCGCCGCCCAGTTCCGAATCTTCCAGGCTCAGCTCGCCGTCGTAGCTGTCGACGATATCTTCCACCACCGCCAGGCCGATGCCCTGCCCCGGATTCTGTGCATCCAGTCGTTCACCGCGCTGCAGTACCCGCTCACGCTGGTGCGGGGGCACGCCGGGGCCATCGTCTTCGATGGTCAGCAGGCAGCCGTCGGTCAGGGGTTGCAGCCTCACGCGCACCTGTTGCAGGCACAGGCGGTAGGCGTTTTCCAGCAGGTTGCCAAGCAGTTCCATCAGCGCGCCACGTTCCATGGTGATCTGGCTGTGCGCGGGCACGTCCAGGGTCGCTTCGACGCGCTTGTCGCGGTAGACCTTGTCCAGCGAGCGGCACAGGCCATCGAGCAGCGGCCAGACCTGTTCACGGTGGCGCACCAGGCCGCTGCGGCGCAGGCTGGCGCGTTGCAGTTGATAGCCTATCTGCTGGCTCATGCGTTCGATCTGCGCCTGCATCAGCTGCGCCTGCTCGCGATTGTCCGGCTGCACAGCCAGGCTTTCACCAATGCCCTGCAGCACGCTGAGCGGGGTTTTCAGGCTGTGGGCGAGGTCTTCCAGGGAGTCGCGGTAGCGCTCGCGCTGACGCCGTTCGCTGTCGAGCAGGCGGTTGAGGGAGTTGGTCAGGCGCAGCAGTTCGCGCGGGTGTTCGTCACTCAGGCGCTGGCGGGTGCCGGCTTCCACACCGTCGAGCTCGTCGCTAAGGCCACGCAGGCTGCGAAAGCCCCAAGTCAGGCCGAACCAGAGCAGGCCCAGCAGCACCAGCAGGGCGATGCCCAGCCACAGGCGCAGTTGCCAGGCGAAACCGTTGAACAGCCCCTGGTATTCGCTAGTCGGCTGCATGGTGACGATGCTCAGCGCGGTTTGATCGCCGCGCAGCAGGTCTACTTCGATGTCATAGACGAAATATTCCTGGCCGCTTTCGTCATGGATGCGCACAAACTCGTGGCCGCGACCGTCATAACGCGGCAGGTAGCGCACCAGTTCGTCGATGGATGAGCGCGAGCGCCAGAGCATCTGGCCGTCACGGTCGAAGATGAAGCCCAGCAGGTGCGAGTCGAGGTTGTCGAATTCTTCGTCCGGCATCTTGTCCGGCATGTGCAACTGGCCGTCGTCGATACGCGCGGCGGATATCAGCGCTGCCGCGTCGGAGGCCAGGCGCTTTTCGATGGTCTGCTCCAGGGCCATGAGAAACACGCCCTGCAGCACCGGCATCAACAGCAGCATGAACAGCATCGCCAGCGCGGCGCTGGCCAGCATCAAACGCAGCCGCAGGGAGGCGAAACGCATACGCAGCTTGCGTAGAACGGCGCGCGCTCGACTCACTTGCAGCGCTCGTTGAACATGTAGCCCTGGCCACGCACGGTTTCTATCGGTTTGCCGCCCAGCACTGCCTCCAGCTTGCGCCGCAGACGACCTACCAGCACTTCTATGACGTTGGGATCGCGCTCGTCGTCGCCCGGATAGAGCTGTTCCATCAGGCGCTCCTTGGCCACCACCTGCTGATGGTGCAGCATGAGGTACTCGAGGATGCGGTACTCGTAGGCGGTCAGCTGCAGCGACTGTTCATCCACCGTGGCCTGCTTGCGATTGAGGTACAGCACCAGGGAGCCCGCTTCGATGGTCGACTTGGTGAACCCGGAAGAACGTCGCAGCAGCGCGTTCAGACGTGCTTCCAGCTCCTCGAACTGGAACGGTTTGACCACATAGTCGTCGGCACCGCAGGAAAGCCCTTCGACCTTGTCCTGCCAGTTACCGCGTGCGGTGAGTATCAGGATCGGAAAGTTCTTGTCCTGGCTGCGCAGCTCACGGATCAGGTCGATACCGCTCATACCAGGCAGACCGAGGTCGACCAGGGCCAGGTCATGATTGAAGGACTCAGCTCGGTACAGTGCTTCTTCGGCGGTGCGCACGGCATCCACCACATGCCCGTTTTCGCTGAGGCGAGTGAACAGATGGTGACGCAGCAGCGCCTCATCCTCCACCACCAGCAATTTCATCAGACTTCCCCTTTTTAAGTTGTACGAAGGCCGGGCAAATCAGTCAGCGTGAAAACTACTGCGCTCGGCCATGCTGCGTTAAAACCCGGCTCAGAATGCTCATTTACAAGTCGTAAACTGCGCTTCTTCGCCGGCTTTTGCCTTGCCTGACCTTCGCTCGCTACGTTTTCACTCGGACTGATGCCCGGCCTGGTAACGCTAAGCCACCTTTAGAAGGCGAAGTTGGCACCCAGGTAGAGCTGCGAACTGCTGTGCAGATCCAGCGACCCGGCCTTGCCTGCACCATGCGGCGCCATTTCCGTGCTGGCATTGGTACGCAGGTAACGATAGCCGGCTTCTATCGAGGTGTTGCTGTTCAGTTCCTGCAGAATACCGGCCTGCAGGCCTGCGGCAAAACCGATGTCACTGTCACGGGAGAAGCCACGGCTCTCCTGCTCGAGCTTGACCAGACCGGCGGTTACACCACCGAACAGCTTGGTGTTGTTGCTACCCAGCGGGACGAACATGTCGTAGCTGCCAAGCAGATTCTGCTGACGCAGTTTGTAGCCATTGTGACTGCCGGAGACATTCTCGTAAGTCGCGTAGTAGCGACCATCGGCGGTCTTCTGGCCGGCGCGGACACCCCAGGTGCCCTCGCCATTGATCACTTTGTCCAACTTGGGGTTGCCGAGGTTGGCATTCAGCGCGCTGGATTTCTGGATGTTGTTGTCAGTCTGACCCCAGGTCAGGCCGACGAAATTGTCGTTGGCCTGGGCAGCGCTTGCACCCAGGGCCAAGCAGGTAGCGAAGGCGATACGGTTCAGGGTGATTTTCATGGCGTCATTCCTCTCGTTGTGGTTTTGATCAACCTGGCAACGAGTCTGCCGGAAGACGACTGAATCCCCGCTGAACCCTCCTTGAACCTGCGCTGAACAAGCGGCAAACAGCCTAGATACGCCGTACCAGAGCGCTGGCGAGGATAAATAACGAAGCCAGAACGCCGAGTAACGCCAGCCAGCCGGCGTGCTCCCAGACATAACCACCAACATAGCCCACCAGGCTGGAACCGAGGTAATAGGCACACAGGTACAGCGCCGAGGCCTGCGCCTTGGCCCCCTGTGCATGAATACCGACCTGCCCGCTGGCTACCGCATGAGCAGCGAAGAAACCCAGGGTGAACAGCGCCAGCCCCACCACCGCAGCGCTCAACCACGGCGCAGCGCACAGGGCTACCCCCAGCAGCATCAGGCCGATGCCGCCATTGAGCACCTGACGCGCGCCAAAGCGTGGCACCAGGCGCCCGGCCCAACCGGCACTGAAGATGCCCAGCAGGTATACGGTGAACAACAGGCCGATGACCGTCGCCGACAGGTTGAATGGTTCTCCGGCCAGACGGAAACCGACATAGTTGAACAGCGCAACGAAGCCGCCCATGAGCAGGAAGGCCAGAGCGAACAGCACGCGCAGATGCGGGTTGCTCAGGTGCAGGGCGAAGTTGCGCAACAGGCCGCGCAAAGACAACGGCTGGGCGGTGAAATGCCGCGACGGCGGCAGCAACCAGAGAAATAGCGCCAACGCCAACAGGCCGAGCCCGGCAATGCCGCCAAGGGCCCAGGGCCAACCGCCCAGGTCACTGAGCAGGCCGGCCAGCAGGCGCCCGAGCAGACCGCCCAGCGCCGTACCGCCGATATACAGCCCCATCGCCGCCGGTAGCGCTTCAGGGTCGAACTCCTCACCGACATAGGCCATGGCCAGCGCCGGCAAACCGCTCAACGCCAGCCCCAGCAGCGCACGCAAAATCAGCAGGCTGCTCCACTGTTCCACCAGCGCGCAGGCGATCCCCAGTAGCGCGGCCAGGCCCAGCGCCGCGACCATCACCGGCTTGCGCCCCCAGCTCTCGGCCAGTGCACCGGATACCAGCAGGCACAGGGCCAGGCTCAGGGTGGTCAGCGAAAGCGCCAGGCTGCTGCTGGCCGCAGACACGCGAAAGTGCGCGGCCAACAACGGCAGCAGGGGTTGCACGCAGTAAAGCATGGCGAAGGTGGCGAAACCGGCGCAGAACAGCGCCAGGGTGGCACGCCGATAACCGGCGCTGCCACGGCTCAGATGAGTCACGGACATGGGTGGACTGGCTCACGAAGCTGGATGCAAGCGATAGCCGGAACATGCCGCAAGACCGAACCGGGTGACGCCTGCAGGTGAATGAAACCAGACGAAATATTAGCACGCTATCGATAATCGCGAGTACGTGCCATTACCGCTCGTACAATTCCTTTTCCTTGATCCAGCTCAACAGACTTTGCTCTTACTAACGTTAGGGTCTAGGCTCAATTGCGAACGCAACGGAGAAGAGCGAATGGCTACCCCGCCCGAGCGCAGCGCCATGAAAGGCAAGGAAACTCGCCTGTTCGTCTTTCTCGTGGTCTGCCTGTTCCCCATCCTTTCGGTCGCGCTGGTCGGCGGCTACGGATTCATCATCTGGTTCATGCAGATGCTGCTGGGCCCACCTGGCCCACCCACCTGATCCTTCCTCACCTACGGAGCCACGGAACATGGCCGCCTCTATGCATATTTCCAGTCTGCTGGTGCACGTACGGCCCGAGTGGCTGGCTGCGGTGAAAGCCAACCTGCGCCAGCTGGAAGGCCTCGAACTGCATCAGGAAAGCCCGCAAGGCAAGCTGGTGGTGGTGCTGGAAACCGAAAACGAGCGCCACATCCTCGCCCGCCTCGAACAGATCAACGCGTTGCCAGGCGTGCTCAATGCCGCTCTGGTTTACCACGAACTCCTCGACACAGAAGGAGACTCAGAATGAAGCTTTCCCGCCGTGAATTTGCCAAGGCCAACGCTGCTGCCATTGCCGCCACTGCCGCCGGTCTGCCGTTGGTTACGACCGCCAGCAACCTGATCACCGAAGCGGACATGACCCGCCTGGACTGGAACAAGGCGCCCTGCCGCTTCTGCGG contains the following coding sequences:
- a CDS encoding AraC family transcriptional regulator; translation: MRERTIASHFVRAALRGADRRGLVCEGILRQAGIQPAVLVEPRARIAPEQFARLMQLLWEALDDEYLGFGRQPSKRGTFAMMGHAIIHCRSLEKALSRGAMFYGLFPDAPGIRLQREGDWARLSVDDSTLWDPDHFLVESLLVIWHRLGSWLIGQRIRLEEATFAYPEPAHAAEYELLFPCSRRFAAGQTSLLFHARYLAMPLLQDERTLKQFLQHSPADLLARPDGGDSLISQIRRLLGRDCRTWPDLEQVAQHLHTSPQTLRRHLREEGTSFQELKDHLRRDLAIYHLGRDELAIQDIAEQLGFSEPSAFHRAFKKWTGLTPGAYRAQEG
- a CDS encoding CopG family ribbon-helix-helix protein; this encodes MSVTTVRLQPELEENLGAMAEKLQRSKSWLINQALREFFERQELEQNRWQETLQAMESVAQGRVVSGEAVTAWLQSWGTDNELSPPKAGQ
- a CDS encoding type II toxin-antitoxin system RelE/ParE family toxin, with product MADLVRLREFIAENDPLAAARIAAELLSRIENLGLYPEMGRAVELAPSPKAIRDAVFGKYRVRYSAHTETIVILRIWHHNEDRTQST
- a CDS encoding ATP-binding protein — protein: MSRARAVLRKLRMRFASLRLRLMLASAALAMLFMLLLMPVLQGVFLMALEQTIEKRLASDAAALISAARIDDGQLHMPDKMPDEEFDNLDSHLLGFIFDRDGQMLWRSRSSIDELVRYLPRYDGRGHEFVRIHDESGQEYFVYDIEVDLLRGDQTALSIVTMQPTSEYQGLFNGFAWQLRLWLGIALLVLLGLLWFGLTWGFRSLRGLSDELDGVEAGTRQRLSDEHPRELLRLTNSLNRLLDSERRQRERYRDSLEDLAHSLKTPLSVLQGIGESLAVQPDNREQAQLMQAQIERMSQQIGYQLQRASLRRSGLVRHREQVWPLLDGLCRSLDKVYRDKRVEATLDVPAHSQITMERGALMELLGNLLENAYRLCLQQVRVRLQPLTDGCLLTIEDDGPGVPPHQRERVLQRGERLDAQNPGQGIGLAVVEDIVDSYDGELSLEDSELGGACFRVRLYD
- a CDS encoding response regulator transcription factor; the encoded protein is MKLLVVEDEALLRHHLFTRLSENGHVVDAVRTAEEALYRAESFNHDLALVDLGLPGMSGIDLIRELRSQDKNFPILILTARGNWQDKVEGLSCGADDYVVKPFQFEELEARLNALLRRSSGFTKSTIEAGSLVLYLNRKQATVDEQSLQLTAYEYRILEYLMLHHQQVVAKERLMEQLYPGDDERDPNVIEVLVGRLRRKLEAVLGGKPIETVRGQGYMFNERCK
- a CDS encoding MFS transporter, giving the protein MSVTHLSRGSAGYRRATLALFCAGFATFAMLYCVQPLLPLLAAHFRVSAASSSLALSLTTLSLALCLLVSGALAESWGRKPVMVAALGLAALLGIACALVEQWSSLLILRALLGLALSGLPALAMAYVGEEFDPEALPAAMGLYIGGTALGGLLGRLLAGLLSDLGGWPWALGGIAGLGLLALALFLWLLPPSRHFTAQPLSLRGLLRNFALHLSNPHLRVLFALAFLLMGGFVALFNYVGFRLAGEPFNLSATVIGLLFTVYLLGIFSAGWAGRLVPRFGARQVLNGGIGLMLLGVALCAAPWLSAAVVGLALFTLGFFAAHAVASGQVGIHAQGAKAQASALYLCAYYLGSSLVGYVGGYVWEHAGWLALLGVLASLFILASALVRRI
- the napE gene encoding periplasmic nitrate reductase, NapE protein, whose protein sequence is MATPPERSAMKGKETRLFVFLVVCLFPILSVALVGGYGFIIWFMQMLLGPPGPPT
- a CDS encoding chaperone NapD, whose amino-acid sequence is MAASMHISSLLVHVRPEWLAAVKANLRQLEGLELHQESPQGKLVVVLETENERHILARLEQINALPGVLNAALVYHELLDTEGDSE